The following are from one region of the Methanoculleus caldifontis genome:
- a CDS encoding nucleoside deaminase → MDLFMKCAIEEAEAGLQEGGIPIGSVLVRNGRIVGRGRNRRVQCNDPILHAEIDCLRNAGRIGSYAGCTLYSTLMPCYLCAGAIVQFGIGKVVAGESTNFSGAREFLESHGVEVLDLDLDVCKAMMGTFIEKHPELWYEDIGDL, encoded by the coding sequence ATGGATCTCTTCATGAAATGTGCAATTGAGGAAGCAGAGGCGGGGCTGCAGGAAGGCGGGATTCCCATCGGTTCGGTGCTGGTGCGTAACGGCCGGATCGTCGGGCGGGGGAGAAACCGCCGGGTCCAGTGCAACGATCCCATCCTCCACGCTGAGATTGACTGTCTGAGAAACGCAGGGAGGATCGGCTCATACGCCGGCTGTACGCTCTACTCGACGCTGATGCCCTGCTACCTCTGTGCGGGAGCGATCGTCCAGTTCGGGATCGGCAAAGTCGTGGCGGGAGAGTCGACAAACTTTTCCGGGGCACGAGAGTTTCTCGAGTCCCACGGCGTCGAGGTCCTCGACCTGGATCTCGATGTCTGCAAGGCGATGATGGGGACGTTCATCGAGAAGCATCCCGAGCTCTGGTATGAGGATATCGGAGATCTGTGA
- the budA gene encoding acetolactate decarboxylase translates to MAESPVLRYAAVAVVFLLIGAGIALAAAPRSAGSGDDAGADRDTLFQVSTIDALLQGMYDGSLTFDELATYGDLGIGCGDRLDGELVGVDGEWYLIRTDGRAYPVTGSATTPFAAATFFDPDLTITVGEPTNLTGFGRHLEAELPSRNLFYAIRMDGTFPRVVTRSVPVQEKPYPRLADVTANQTVFTFENVTGTVVGFWAPELVKGINVPGYHLHFITRDRTAGGHLLDMTVPEDSVVQIDVTTNFTMVLPGAGDFWTVDLSDDLSDDLERVEK, encoded by the coding sequence ATGGCTGAAAGTCCGGTGCTTCGCTACGCCGCCGTTGCGGTCGTCTTCCTCCTCATCGGAGCCGGGATAGCCCTTGCGGCCGCACCCCGGTCCGCCGGGTCCGGTGATGACGCCGGGGCCGACCGGGATACGCTCTTCCAGGTCTCGACGATCGATGCGCTCCTGCAGGGCATGTACGACGGCAGCCTGACGTTCGATGAACTTGCAACGTACGGGGATCTCGGGATCGGGTGCGGCGACCGGCTGGACGGGGAGCTCGTCGGCGTCGACGGGGAATGGTACCTGATCCGGACCGACGGCCGGGCCTACCCGGTCACCGGGAGCGCGACGACGCCGTTTGCGGCCGCGACCTTCTTTGACCCGGACCTCACGATCACGGTCGGGGAGCCGACCAACCTGACCGGGTTCGGGCGCCACCTGGAGGCAGAGCTCCCGTCCAGGAACCTCTTTTACGCGATCCGGATGGATGGCACCTTCCCCAGGGTCGTGACCCGGAGCGTGCCCGTCCAGGAGAAGCCTTACCCGCGGCTCGCCGACGTGACGGCAAACCAGACGGTCTTCACGTTCGAGAACGTCACCGGGACCGTCGTCGGGTTCTGGGCCCCTGAACTGGTGAAGGGGATCAACGTGCCTGGCTACCATCTCCACTTCATCACGAGAGACCGCACCGCCGGCGGGCATCTGCTCGATATGACGGTGCCTGAAGACAGCGTCGTGCAGATCGACGTCACGACGAACTTCACCATGGTCCTCCCTGGGGCCGGCGACTTCTGGACGGTCGACCTATCAGACGATCTCTCAGACGACCTCGAGCGGGTTGAGAAATAG
- a CDS encoding universal stress protein, with the protein MKILVLIDGSKWSQKAAFHAIELAKRKNAEIVLFSVLDIAEAKALAFNFCAQSGICAQLKDYEGRIWADMRKSIQDDQSHIISRAAGERVRASAKVVEGNARDEVLKEANSNGYGLVVMGAFGRSGKTRLSALIEGIGGAVRPPLLIVR; encoded by the coding sequence ATGAAGATTCTCGTGCTCATCGATGGTTCGAAGTGGAGCCAGAAAGCGGCTTTCCACGCGATTGAACTGGCAAAGCGGAAGAACGCCGAGATAGTCCTCTTCTCGGTGCTGGATATCGCGGAGGCCAAGGCGCTGGCGTTCAACTTCTGCGCCCAGAGCGGTATCTGTGCCCAGTTGAAGGACTACGAAGGCCGGATCTGGGCCGATATGCGTAAGAGCATTCAGGACGATCAGAGCCACATCATCTCCCGCGCAGCGGGAGAGAGGGTCCGGGCCTCCGCGAAGGTCGTGGAAGGCAACGCCAGGGATGAGGTGCTCAAAGAGGCGAACTCCAACGGCTACGGGCTGGTCGTCATGGGCGCTTTCGGCAGGAGCGGGAAGACCCGGCTCAGCGCCCTGATCGAGGGGATCGGCGGCGCGGTCAGGCCGCCGCTGCTGATCGTCCGGTAA
- a CDS encoding ArsB/NhaD family transporter, producing the protein MEALALIAVAVFLFTYALIIDERIHRAVAAMLGGAIVVFLGIVPWESLLEHVDFGTIFLLLGMMIIVNTARGSGLFEFIAIKTTKLARGSPIRVLVLFALVTAVVSAFLDNVTTVLLLTPMLLYVARVMNLNPIPFLVTEIFASNVGGAATLIGDPPNIMIASSAGLTFNEFLIHLGPIMIVNMVILLLMMYVIYGRSMRVSPDERKEMVRTLDGLDERAAIVDRSLFNKSVAVIAFVVFLFFIHDRIGEFLHVVLPFVDPAMGLEPAEVALIGAAIILFWSRQSPEEIFEKIEWPALFFFGGLFVIVGALVETGIISSIASVMVENVDSTGEAMFIVAWFAAIASAIVDNIPLTAAMIPLIHDMGTTMDVYPLWWSLALGACLGGNGTAIGASANVVVIGIAEREGINISFIEFLKVGMLVLFVTVAVGFVMLWLKFAV; encoded by the coding sequence ATGGAAGCACTTGCACTGATCGCCGTAGCGGTCTTTCTCTTCACCTATGCGCTCATCATCGATGAGAGGATCCATCGGGCGGTTGCCGCCATGCTCGGGGGGGCGATCGTCGTCTTCCTCGGGATCGTCCCGTGGGAATCGCTTCTCGAACATGTGGATTTCGGGACGATCTTCTTACTTCTCGGGATGATGATCATCGTCAACACCGCCCGCGGGAGCGGTCTCTTCGAGTTCATCGCGATAAAGACGACGAAACTCGCGAGAGGGAGTCCCATCCGCGTGCTTGTCCTCTTTGCGCTCGTGACCGCGGTGGTGAGCGCGTTCCTCGACAACGTCACCACCGTCCTTCTCCTCACGCCGATGCTCCTCTACGTCGCGAGGGTGATGAACCTCAACCCGATCCCGTTCCTGGTCACGGAGATCTTCGCCTCCAACGTCGGCGGGGCCGCGACGCTCATCGGCGACCCGCCGAACATCATGATCGCGTCGTCGGCGGGACTGACCTTCAACGAGTTCCTGATCCACCTCGGCCCCATCATGATCGTCAACATGGTGATCCTCCTCCTGATGATGTACGTCATCTACGGGCGCTCGATGAGGGTGAGCCCCGACGAGCGGAAAGAGATGGTCCGGACGCTCGACGGCCTCGACGAGCGGGCGGCGATCGTCGATCGGTCGCTCTTCAACAAGTCGGTGGCCGTCATCGCCTTCGTGGTCTTCCTCTTCTTCATCCACGACAGGATCGGCGAGTTCCTGCACGTCGTCCTGCCGTTCGTCGATCCGGCGATGGGGCTTGAACCTGCGGAGGTGGCCCTGATCGGGGCGGCGATCATCCTCTTCTGGAGCCGGCAGTCGCCGGAGGAGATATTCGAGAAGATCGAGTGGCCGGCCCTCTTCTTCTTCGGCGGGCTCTTCGTCATCGTCGGCGCCCTCGTCGAGACCGGGATCATCTCGAGCATCGCCTCGGTGATGGTCGAGAACGTCGACTCGACCGGCGAGGCGATGTTCATCGTGGCCTGGTTTGCAGCTATCGCCTCGGCGATCGTGGACAACATCCCCCTGACCGCGGCGATGATCCCGCTCATCCACGACATGGGAACGACGATGGACGTCTACCCGCTCTGGTGGTCGCTCGCCCTCGGTGCGTGCCTCGGCGGAAACGGGACCGCCATCGGGGCGTCGGCAAACGTGGTCGTCATCGGTATCGCCGAGCGTGAGGGGATCAACATCTCCTTCATCGAGTTCCTGAAGGTCGGGATGCTGGTCCTCTTCGTGACGGTGGCAGTAGGATTCGTTATGCTCTGGCTGAAATTTGCGGTGTGA
- a CDS encoding universal stress protein: MIQRKFKDIVGRRYDAVLKDYSEFLLTDEETLVPEVRSILMPLDLFVHDLTDEAMDVLSAYNATISLAYITDATVVAILEQALDQAAAEEFRARKEETGRNILDKTAARLEEHGFSTRTRIFVGHKGDDVIRMAKNHDMVALCRCYADGEATSDSISPVVLRICQQVETPALIY; the protein is encoded by the coding sequence TTGATTCAGCGAAAGTTCAAAGACATCGTCGGGAGGCGCTACGATGCGGTCCTCAAGGACTACAGCGAGTTTCTGCTGACCGACGAGGAGACGCTCGTCCCGGAGGTCCGGTCTATCCTGATGCCGCTCGACCTCTTCGTCCATGATCTCACCGACGAAGCCATGGACGTGCTCTCTGCCTACAATGCCACCATCTCGCTCGCCTATATCACCGATGCCACGGTGGTCGCGATCCTCGAGCAGGCACTCGACCAGGCAGCCGCGGAAGAGTTCCGGGCCAGGAAGGAAGAGACTGGCAGGAATATCCTCGATAAGACGGCGGCAAGGCTCGAAGAGCACGGATTCTCGACCCGGACGCGGATCTTTGTCGGGCATAAGGGCGACGACGTCATCCGCATGGCAAAGAACCACGACATGGTGGCGCTCTGCCGGTGCTATGCCGACGGTGAAGCGACCAGCGACTCCATCAGCCCGGTCGTCCTGCGCATCTGCCAGCAGGTTGAGACGCCTGCGCTCATCTACTGA
- a CDS encoding archaemetzincin family Zn-dependent metalloprotease: MGINILWDRQAPEGLELPVARSITMILGRETRFVEYPLLIDGYDRNRNQHDAQKILDRLQDTVTRRYAISGPLLLVTSRDLYVGACDFVFGLARPASGVAVVSTARFGNEYYGRRPDDADLIDRTAKEGAHEIGHLLGLDHCDNPECVMFRPRTLDELDRKRKMLCPACTETPGLRGKE, translated from the coding sequence ATGGGCATCAATATTCTTTGGGACCGTCAGGCGCCGGAAGGCCTCGAACTCCCGGTCGCCCGGTCGATCACGATGATCCTGGGTCGAGAGACGAGGTTCGTCGAGTACCCGCTCCTCATCGACGGCTACGACAGAAACCGCAACCAGCACGATGCTCAAAAGATCCTGGATCGCCTGCAGGACACCGTCACCCGCAGGTACGCAATCTCCGGCCCGCTGCTCCTCGTCACCTCCCGCGACCTCTACGTCGGTGCGTGCGACTTCGTCTTCGGCCTCGCAAGGCCGGCGAGCGGTGTCGCCGTCGTCTCGACCGCCCGCTTCGGGAACGAGTACTACGGCAGGAGACCGGACGATGCCGACCTGATCGACCGGACCGCAAAGGAGGGAGCGCACGAGATCGGGCACCTCCTCGGCCTCGACCACTGCGATAACCCCGAGTGCGTGATGTTCCGGCCGCGGACGCTCGACGAACTGGACCGGAAGAGGAAGATGCTCTGTCCGGCCTGCACGGAGACGCCCGGGTTACGGGGAAAGGAGTGA
- a CDS encoding UPF0146 family protein translates to MCQYKHIERSIGEYIAARYRRAVEVGIGNNPDAARIVAAAGALALCTDIRPGIRHEGLTVVTDDVFEPDLRLYAGADLIYAVRPGVEMVPPLIALARRIESDLLVYHLGCEIYEDGGEVLDCGPVLLHRYHRRP, encoded by the coding sequence ATGTGTCAGTATAAACATATTGAACGGAGTATCGGGGAGTATATCGCCGCCCGCTATCGCCGTGCCGTGGAGGTGGGGATCGGCAACAACCCCGACGCTGCGCGGATCGTCGCGGCTGCCGGGGCCCTCGCCCTCTGCACCGACATCCGGCCCGGCATCCGGCACGAGGGTCTCACTGTCGTGACCGACGACGTCTTCGAGCCCGATCTCCGGCTGTATGCGGGTGCGGACCTGATCTACGCCGTCCGCCCCGGCGTGGAGATGGTCCCGCCGCTGATTGCGCTTGCCCGCCGGATCGAGAGCGACCTCCTGGTCTACCACCTGGGGTGCGAGATCTACGAGGACGGCGGCGAGGTCCTGGACTGCGGCCCGGTCCTCCTCCACCGCTACCACCGCCGCCCTTAA
- a CDS encoding replication factor C large subunit: protein MDWTEKYRPQHLQDVVGNSGAVRQMYEWAQDWSRQKKPLILYGKPGTGKTSSAHALANDMNWEVVELNASDQRTKAALERVAGSGSTTASLSGASRKLILLDEADNLHGQADRGGAKAIVEIIAESRQPIILIANDYYSLTKELKTATEPVQFRALQARSIVPRLRQICAAEGVACDPAALEGIADAAGGDMRAAVNMLYAAAIGRDRLVAGDVQTSSKDERSTIFELVGGVFKGRRDAELLRMAVEVEDTPDAVEQWLEGNLDQMPDLASKAQGYACLSRADEYIGRTYRRQYYTLWRYASAVMLLGVADAAGGAGIHGRIMPPSRWQKMGASKKQKMVRAGLTRKLSEMTHIPEDALREDFFTAIGILVEQDPAGYVREFGLDADELNLFIHDKTRAAKVVKDVAKEEKAKEKKTSGKEKAPTKEKKGRKAGDEEPPADTKETRENPPPGQATLF from the coding sequence ATGGACTGGACGGAGAAGTACAGGCCGCAACACCTCCAGGACGTCGTGGGGAACTCCGGGGCCGTCAGGCAGATGTACGAGTGGGCGCAGGACTGGTCGCGGCAGAAGAAGCCGCTCATCCTCTACGGGAAGCCCGGCACGGGGAAGACATCGAGCGCCCACGCCCTCGCAAACGACATGAACTGGGAGGTCGTGGAACTGAACGCCTCCGACCAGCGGACCAAGGCAGCCCTCGAGCGGGTGGCGGGCTCGGGGTCCACCACGGCCAGCCTCTCCGGCGCGAGCCGGAAACTCATCCTGCTCGACGAGGCCGACAACCTGCACGGGCAGGCGGACCGGGGCGGGGCGAAGGCGATCGTGGAGATCATCGCCGAATCAAGACAGCCGATCATCCTGATCGCAAACGACTACTACTCCCTCACGAAAGAACTCAAGACCGCCACGGAGCCGGTGCAGTTCCGGGCGCTCCAGGCCCGCTCGATCGTCCCCCGCCTCCGCCAGATCTGCGCCGCGGAGGGCGTGGCATGCGATCCTGCCGCGCTCGAGGGGATCGCCGACGCCGCCGGCGGCGACATGCGGGCCGCCGTGAACATGCTCTATGCCGCGGCCATCGGGAGAGACCGCCTCGTGGCGGGCGACGTCCAAACCTCCTCAAAGGACGAGCGGTCCACCATCTTCGAACTTGTCGGCGGGGTGTTCAAGGGGCGCAGAGACGCCGAGCTGCTCCGCATGGCCGTGGAGGTCGAGGACACCCCCGACGCCGTCGAGCAGTGGCTCGAAGGGAACCTCGACCAGATGCCCGATCTCGCCTCAAAGGCGCAGGGCTACGCCTGCCTCTCGAGGGCAGACGAGTATATCGGCCGGACCTACCGGCGGCAGTACTACACCCTCTGGCGGTACGCGAGCGCCGTGATGCTCCTCGGCGTCGCCGACGCCGCCGGCGGGGCCGGTATCCACGGCCGCATCATGCCGCCGTCACGCTGGCAGAAGATGGGGGCATCGAAGAAACAGAAGATGGTCCGGGCAGGCCTGACCCGGAAGCTCAGCGAGATGACCCATATCCCGGAGGATGCTCTCCGGGAGGACTTCTTCACCGCGATCGGCATCCTGGTCGAGCAGGACCCGGCGGGCTACGTCCGCGAGTTCGGGCTCGACGCCGACGAACTGAACCTCTTCATACACGACAAAACCCGGGCCGCGAAGGTGGTCAAGGACGTGGCAAAAGAGGAGAAGGCGAAAGAGAAGAAGACGTCCGGCAAAGAGAAAGCGCCCACGAAGGAGAAGAAGGGCAGGAAGGCCGGGGACGAAGAACCTCCTGCCGATACGAAAGAGACCCGCGAGAACCCTCCGCCGGGCCAGGCGACGCTCTTTTAA
- a CDS encoding methanogenesis marker 2 protein: MVKDCSTDTVAQAVREYEGVTRKKMIGNMIRSLRIESPDVVASFGEDAAVIRHNAEDALLLAADGIWSRLMEADPFWAGYCAVLVNVHDIAAMGGRPVAMVDILSATDDRIRDEVTRGMVAASSQFGVPIVGGHLHPETPYSVVDVAILGTARMDQLIFSNTAEEGDRVIAAIDLDGRVHPSCCFNWDSVTMKSAEAVRAQIRVMEDLGREHLVTAGKDISNPGVIGTLGMLLEVSEKGAVIDLEAIPRPDLAAIDLPFEQWVRMYPGMGFILTAKEEHVEEVCRRFAAVGMAASAIGEVDGSRRLAVRYLDRETQVFDLDHNGIMRIFSEGETCR, from the coding sequence GTGGTGAAGGATTGCTCCACCGATACGGTAGCACAGGCCGTCAGGGAATACGAGGGCGTCACCCGGAAGAAGATGATCGGGAACATGATCCGGTCTCTCCGCATCGAGAGCCCCGATGTCGTCGCCTCGTTCGGTGAGGATGCCGCTGTCATCCGGCATAACGCGGAGGATGCGCTGCTGCTCGCGGCAGACGGTATCTGGAGCAGACTCATGGAGGCCGACCCGTTCTGGGCGGGATACTGTGCCGTGCTCGTGAATGTTCACGACATCGCCGCCATGGGAGGAAGGCCCGTTGCGATGGTCGATATCCTCTCCGCCACGGACGACCGTATTCGCGACGAGGTGACCCGGGGGATGGTCGCCGCGTCCTCGCAGTTCGGGGTCCCGATCGTGGGCGGGCACCTGCACCCGGAGACGCCCTACAGCGTCGTGGACGTCGCGATCCTCGGGACGGCCCGGATGGACCAGCTCATCTTCTCGAACACGGCAGAGGAAGGGGACCGGGTGATCGCAGCGATCGACCTCGACGGCCGGGTGCACCCGTCGTGCTGCTTCAACTGGGACTCCGTCACGATGAAGTCGGCGGAGGCGGTGCGGGCCCAGATCCGGGTGATGGAGGACCTGGGGAGAGAGCACCTGGTGACGGCCGGCAAGGACATCAGCAACCCGGGGGTGATCGGGACCCTCGGCATGCTCCTTGAGGTGAGCGAGAAGGGCGCGGTGATCGACCTCGAGGCGATTCCCCGCCCGGACCTCGCGGCGATCGATCTCCCCTTCGAACAGTGGGTGCGCATGTATCCCGGCATGGGGTTCATCCTGACCGCAAAGGAGGAGCACGTGGAGGAGGTCTGCCGCCGGTTTGCCGCGGTCGGCATGGCGGCGTCCGCGATAGGCGAGGTCGACGGGAGCAGGCGGCTCGCCGTCAGGTACCTGGACCGGGAGACCCAGGTCTTCGATCTCGACCATAACGGCATCATGCGCATCTTCTCCGAAGGGGAGACATGCCGGTAA
- the mtxX gene encoding methanogenesis marker protein Mmp4/MtxX: MPVRVGLGAASPDEKILATVRAVAGEVDLIIFSCPGSIGSFGDGVTVVEAGHPEEALIEALAEGRIDAAVRGTLAASSTLKALKRAESVDHLERIALLETAGGHLFLLAPVGVDEGWTVQEKVRFVERGREIARSFGLAGGVAVLSGGRLGDIGRHPVVDRTMADAELVARLTGAEHTEILIEEAAGRYGMIVAPDGISGNLIFRTLTFLGAGVGHGAPVVNIDDIFVDTSRASPDYTNAIMLAKSLAESRCR, from the coding sequence ATGCCGGTAAGGGTCGGGCTCGGGGCGGCGTCCCCTGACGAAAAGATCCTCGCGACCGTCCGGGCGGTCGCGGGGGAGGTCGATCTCATCATTTTTTCCTGTCCGGGTTCTATCGGTTCGTTCGGGGACGGCGTGACGGTCGTCGAGGCAGGGCATCCTGAAGAGGCCCTGATCGAGGCCCTCGCCGAAGGTCGGATCGATGCCGCCGTCAGGGGCACTCTCGCCGCCTCGTCCACGCTGAAAGCCCTCAAACGGGCCGAGAGCGTCGACCACCTGGAGCGGATCGCTCTCCTCGAGACCGCCGGCGGGCACCTCTTCCTCCTTGCCCCGGTCGGGGTCGACGAGGGCTGGACGGTGCAGGAGAAGGTCCGGTTCGTCGAGCGCGGCCGGGAGATCGCGCGGAGTTTCGGCCTCGCCGGGGGGGTGGCGGTCCTCTCGGGAGGAAGGCTCGGCGATATCGGGCGGCACCCGGTCGTCGACCGGACGATGGCGGACGCCGAACTCGTTGCCCGCCTGACCGGGGCGGAGCATACCGAGATCCTGATCGAGGAGGCGGCAGGGAGGTACGGGATGATCGTCGCTCCCGACGGGATCTCCGGGAACCTGATCTTCCGGACGCTCACGTTCCTCGGAGCCGGCGTCGGGCACGGTGCTCCGGTCGTAAATATCGATGATATTTTCGTGGATACGTCGCGCGCCTCACCAGATTATACGAATGCAATAATGCTCGCGAAATCTCTGGCAGAATCAAGATGCCGCTGA
- a CDS encoding histone family protein yields the protein MADLPIAAVVRIAKKNGAERVGSDAAAALVVKAEAYIAELTKEANRLAQHAGRKTIKAEDVDLAVKSA from the coding sequence ATGGCAGACCTACCTATTGCTGCGGTTGTACGTATCGCAAAGAAGAATGGTGCTGAGAGGGTCGGCAGCGACGCTGCTGCCGCACTCGTTGTGAAGGCCGAGGCATACATTGCCGAGCTGACCAAGGAAGCCAACAGGCTTGCCCAGCACGCAGGACGCAAGACGATCAAGGCAGAAGACGTCGATCTCGCGGTCAAGTCCGCGTAA